From the Nitrosopumilus sp. genome, one window contains:
- a CDS encoding PPOX class F420-dependent oxidoreductase: MFNLDEIQSEKYISLETYRKNGESVRTPVWFVIKEGVVYVVTRYQTGKVKRLKNNLKVKLATCTIRGKITGEWISGTAKILTNAEINEAVKMRDKKYGFMAKMAKFLSKNKGEFFAFTIKID, from the coding sequence ATGTTTAATTTGGATGAGATTCAATCGGAAAAATACATCTCACTTGAAACTTATAGAAAAAACGGAGAGTCAGTACGAACTCCAGTTTGGTTTGTAATCAAAGAAGGTGTGGTATATGTTGTTACAAGATACCAAACAGGTAAAGTCAAACGTCTCAAAAATAATCTGAAAGTAAAACTAGCTACATGTACTATCAGAGGCAAAATCACAGGAGAATGGATTTCAGGCACTGCTAAAATTTTAACTAATGCAGAGATAAATGAGGCAGTAAAAATGAGAGATAAAAAATACGGATTCATGGCAAAAATGGCAAAATTTCTTAGTAAAAACAAGGGGGAATTTTTTGCATTTACAATTAAAATAGATTAA